The following are encoded together in the Tribolium castaneum strain GA2 chromosome 3, icTriCast1.1, whole genome shotgun sequence genome:
- the LOC660940 gene encoding uncharacterized protein LOC660940 gives MEDSGIDSGDHNGDASLKPRGSDSSSADSSRSPPRSLPTSRQLQRKLEARIEHARRLHQEYHATPGLIPIQRLPIPGVKDHQPLVQWDTDDSEEDIVNFFPLSRKESRIHQELTDTFSIEEMSISGDDEEEEDLHLVPPQTVYKKFACCPFSFCVIM, from the exons atGGAAGATAGTGGTATTGATAGTGGAGACCACAATGGGGACGCGTCATTAAAACCCAGA GGTAGCGATTCTTCCAGCGCCGACAGTAGTAGGTCGCCGCCTAGGTCTTTGCCAACTTCCCGTCAGCTTCAGAGGAAACTAGAAGCCCGGATAGAACATGCCCGTAGACTGCACCAGGAATATCATGCAACTCCTGGGCTTATTCCCATTCAGAGACTTCCAATTCCCGGAGTTAAGGACCATCAGCCGCTGGTCCAGTGGGACACTGATGATAG TGAAGAAGATatagtcaatttttttccctTGTCACGAAAGGAATCGAGGATTCACCAGGAACTTACCGATACTTTTAGTATAGAGGAAATGAGCATATCAGGGGATGATGAAGAAGAGGAGGATTTACATCTCGTTCCTCCTCAGACGGTTTATAAGAAATTTGCTTGTTGTCCGTTTTcgttttgtgtaataatgTAG